The DNA window GAAACACTTTGAGTTTAAGCAAGGGATAATGGATGTGGGGTGTTATGCTAACTCTcctttatttcaaaaataaacaataatattatttgaaaataggatAGGTCAAATTTTTATACTTACATAGTCATAGAACTTATATTTCATATGAAACCTCTATTACATGtatcatcaaattatttatacgAGTTTCTTACCATTTTtgtcataaatataaattgtcaATAATAATTTGACAGGACCTTTTTCGCCAATCGACTAAGGATAATTTTAATTGCCgctcataatattttattgagatttttcagacactttttaattaatttattcaatttgttCTACTTCAACCTTTATCTTTTAGGAACtcatattaatttgttttataccTTATTATtggatttaattattgaaaattttaatatggtAAATTATTCATTCAATTAAATATCTAGATCATCaattgttatattaattttatattatttactaattttttttttatatttaactaaattagaattaatttcttataaaaaaaataaaactctaaaataagtaacttatttaattttgcTGACTCGGATAAGAGATAATTCCAAATTCCAGGTGAGCTGATAAGTATCGAAACGTAAGCGCTTCCCcgcaaatattattattattaacctaATTAAACTATACATTAATCGGCTGACAGCTCTATTTTCGTAATATAATTgctaaacaattaaaaaaataataatttaaaaatcaaacattttaaCTCAAACAAACGtcaagttaaccatggttaagTTAAACCTCTCTCTATAAACACACACCACCATCTCTTCCCAAATTAGATATCAcactctccctctctctctctctctctctctctacttcTTGATCATGGCAACATCCACTTTGTCTTCGTCTCCATTCCTcctatcatcatcatcatcatcttcaataactCCGATCTCCGGCAACCGGATCTCACTATCTCCGGCGACCTCCGTCAAATTCCGGCCACTAAAAGTAACTGCCTCCACATGTTTTTGCCCTCCAAAAGTGACATCACATCGTAATTCTTCGTTCTACGAGGTTTTAGGAATCCATGTCGGCGCAAGTGGAATGGAAATCAAAGCGGCGTATAGAAAACTGGCGAGGATCTGTCATCCCGACGTTGATCGGAGTGAATCATCTGCCGGAGAGTTTATTAAGATCCATAACGCTTATTCGACTCTGTCCGATCCGGATAAAAGAGCCGATTACGACAGGAAACTTGTTCCTCGTAGCAGATCGAATTACCGGTCGTATTCTTCTTCTCCCGTGATGGCAACGGCGGCTGGTTCCAAATATTCTGGATATGTTTCAAGAAACAATTGGGAAACAGATCAGTGTTGGTGATGaatgatgatcatgatcatcatgTTTTTGTTCTCTTGTTGCTGTTGTATATATTGAGGCAACTTTTTTAGTGTTAATATAACGTTATTATTAGCTCTTCAATCTTATTATTCTctttcacaaaataaaaatgataaaatattaataatacaaatttaatataaaaaaagaattcaACGCGATCATAATCAATTCTCCACCGGATATATTTTCTTGCCTCATCTGGAAAATTGGGAATTAAAGATATAATATTGCTCTCttaaatttaacacattttcggATATAATTGAATCATTAAGCTGATTCTTAAGACTAAATTATTTTAGTGGGGTTGGATAgataataagaaaattatttttctgaAAGAAATAGATTattcaaaaacaataattaaatgatattgaGCTTCATTTTCATATTCCTCTGACACACCTTGAATAATGATATTGTGGATTTTGTTTTGGAAGACTAGAGTTTCTTCCATTATCCggacttttcatttttttttatttttgtctttttgtGTCTGTAGtctttcttatttttgttgattttcTCATTTGTTTTATTCATCGGTTATATCATTTTGCTTCAAACAACTGTatacaacattttaataatttatttactaggatttatttaaaaaaattattttatttaaaaaatattgataaatggTGATTGAGgaggtgattttttttttataaacaaatttaaaaggtatatattaataaataatgatatttaaaaaaaaaattgaaagaatttttatattttgttaataaattagattatataattaataataaaaataattaaataatatttaattaggattgagttttaaaataactcaaataaattaattttttatatatatatacactaagGTAGCTCAGTGGTAAAAGTCGgcttaaaagataaaaaagtcATGAATTCGATTTATTTAGAagcattttgagtttaaaagaGGATCATGACGGTAGGATATCATGTTAGTTCTCtttcattcaaaaatatatatatatatatatatatatatatatatatatatatatttatatactctttttatgtttttaatatttatatatacacataaCCTACTAAATAGTAAATGTTCTTATTAGATTATCACCAAAAAAAACTCCTTACGGTCATTCCTTTCTATCCTAATagcttaaaaattatatatatatatatatatatatatatacccattTCAATATAGAAATTCCTGTTCCAATAAACGAATATAGATTAGCTCAAAGACTTTTTTTATTCTTCCCTCttctcttatttaattattataatatatatatatatatatatatatatatatatatatatataaaaatctaCACTACATTTCAAATGATGCACCGATAACAATTTCAAATGATGCACCGATAAcggataaaaagacttaaaaatcCCTCAAGAAAGCGGTTAATTTGATATTACATGTATAGACACTACTTGTATCTCACTCATAAAGTGACACCTATACACAAAAGTAAAACACCACCTCTCTCATTtataggggtgagcataatatgggtttacccaaacccaaccctaacccaaacccaaaatattaatttgggttggttaatatgggttgggttgagtatgggttgggttgagtatgggttgaatttaatttgggttgggttagggttacccaaattacccaaattatataaatttagtttaattctatattattaatccaatataaactaatcatcttccaactttaagtcgaacacatttttgacatgtttaacatatttttcatacgtttaacacgttttccacacatctaacacgtttttaatatttttaacacgtttcacttataacatgtttttcacacgtttaacacgtttttcacacgtttaacacgtttttcacacatttaacacgttttcacatttttgacacgtttaacacgttttcacgtttaacacatttttgacatgtttaacatattttcacactaataacacgttttcatgtttttgtcacgttgaacacgttttttacatgtttaatacgtttaacgcgtttttgacaagtttaacacgtttttttacgtttttggcacgtttaacacgtttttaacatatgcAACactttaacatgtttttgataagtttaacacgattttcacgtttttggcacgtttaacacgttttaaacatatttaacacgtttttgataagtttaacacgttttggcacgtttaacatgtttttgacattttaacacgtttttgatatgtttaacacgttttcacacatttaatacgtttttaatatttttatcacgttttcacacgtttaacatatttttacgtttttggcacgtttaacaactttttcacatgtttaacacgttttcatactaacaacacgtttttgtcacgtttaacacgtttttgacattttaatacgtttaacgcgtttttgacaaattaaacacgatttttttacgtttttggcacgtttagcacgtttttaacataactaacacgttaacacatttttgataagtttaacacggttttcacgtttttggcacgtttaacacgtttttaacattttaacacgttttgatatgtttaacacgttttcacacgtttaacacgtgtttcacacatttaatatgtttttcacgtttttggcatgttaaacacgtttttgacatatttgacacgtttttcacacattaacacgtttttcacattttggtacgtttaatacgtttttgacatgtttaacatgtttttcacattcttaacacgtttaacgtgtttgtaaaatgtttaatacgtttgtaacatgtttaacacgtttttcatgtttttggcacgtttaacacgtttttgacattttaacacgttttacacatttaacatctttttgacacgtttaacatattttttgcacgttaacacgttttgataagttttaacacgtttttgacacgtttaacaagtttttcacatttttgacacgtttaatacgttttcacacatttgatgtgaaaacgtattaaacgtgtcaaaaatgtgaaaaacatgttaaacgtgtcaaaaacgtgttaaacgtatcaaaatatgccaaaaacgaggaaaacgtgttaaacgtgccaaaaacgtggaatatgtgtcaaaacgtgttaaacgtgtcaaaaacgtgaaaaacgtgtgaaaacatgttaaatatgttacaaacgtgttaaacatgttacaaacgtgttaaacgtgttaataatgtgaaaaacgtgttaaacgtgttaataatgtgaaaaacgtgaaaaatatgtcaaaacgtgccaaaacgtgaaaaatgtgttaaatgtgtcgtaatcgtgtaaaatgtgtcaaacgtgttaaaaacgtgttaaacatgtcaaaacatgaaaatagtgttcaacgtgtcaaatgtgttaaacgtgttgaatgtgtgaaaaacgtattaaacgtgtcgaaaacgtattaaatgtgtcgaaaacgtgaaaaacatgtcaaaacgtgttaaacatctcaaaacgtggaaaacgtgttaaacgtgtcaaaacgtgtcaaaacgtgttaaacgtgtccaaatgtgttaaacgtgccaaaaatgtgaaaaacgtattaaacgtttcgaaaacgtgttaaacgtgtcagaacgtgtaaaaaacgtggaaaacgtgttaaacgtgtcaaaacgtgccaaaaacgtgaaaaacatgtgaaatgtgtcaaaaatgtgaaaaatatattaaacgtgttaaacgtgccaaaaatgtgtcaaaatgtgttaaacgtgtcgaaaacgtgaaaaaacgtgtcaaaaacgtgtcaaacgtgtcaaaaacgtgttaaatgtgttaaaaacgtgttaaacatgccaaaaacatgaaaaacgtgttcaatgtgtcaaaaatgtgttaaacgtgccaaaaatgtgttaaacgtgtgaaaaacgtgttaaacgtgtgaaaaacgtattaaaaatgtcaaaaacgtgaaaatgcgttaaacgaataaaaatgtgttaaatgagtcaaatacatgttaaataaaaaaataaaaaaaaaataatttgggttacccaacccatactcaacccaacccatacccaacccatattagtaaataatatgggttgaattatgggttgggtaaatttaatttgggttgaatatgggttgggtaatacgggttgggtttacccgtttgctcacccctactcatttattaattttttttatctttgtacATGTTGCACTATCTTAATGGATACTTGCACTACCAGTACACGTATT is part of the Impatiens glandulifera chromosome 1, dImpGla2.1, whole genome shotgun sequence genome and encodes:
- the LOC124921539 gene encoding chaperone protein dnaJ 11, chloroplastic-like, whose product is MATSTLSSSPFLLSSSSSSSITPISGNRISLSPATSVKFRPLKVTASTCFCPPKVTSHRNSSFYEVLGIHVGASGMEIKAAYRKLARICHPDVDRSESSAGEFIKIHNAYSTLSDPDKRADYDRKLVPRSRSNYRSYSSSPVMATAAGSKYSGYVSRNNWETDQCW